The following are from one region of the Salvelinus alpinus chromosome 16, SLU_Salpinus.1, whole genome shotgun sequence genome:
- the LOC139541098 gene encoding RNA exonuclease 1 homolog, with product MLRSTGFFRGIDCPFYTDSCNGKSGKYGCNRPYCHFRHSKYRRASYGSNDTRTSKELYSKQKEQGGYDPFNPEVVRPEEQQNGEPAAATVDMGALELELVNRAIEAVRSEVEREKKKLSQIGDLEYDPTASSPKVVQKPLSRTGDQEYDPTASSPKVMANWPKPQAVASYLAYDPGSYQMTTTADYNPTPRSSKYTLDSDSMDNHASSMEYVPTSVSKTALKKPAPRTRSPHLPSPPTSPKYSNNAAFSKNKYTVDHSKPSTDMEYDPLSNYSAKIAVKDKKDQRTGASKGEGKKRPHLSGTGKLSTDEEYVPTTKKPRQMIPDPLKYTASFSESDEESSGTEYRPTSLSRLQRRKSSSGSVEEASGPGKGERTERALGGLKQQRSLEAKEQEDSENQEVARQKDKPETEKVPGKTSHMKSIKVEKVHKSEKESSKKNGGSKEKGAGDGKKISDSKKSSHETAKKDSKNQGKKEEEKSKMKDKSIDKGKEGQEEKRSDGKIKLRTDKVKGASSKSETEKGGGDSKKLKTSDKEKDSSKFKEHKNGKHDSSGREKGSNKISKGSSNSSNSSKDKVKKNSRSFSDGKTGKVKQRSLSHVDLFGDESAEEKREEDDEEEKIVRKSAAAFKRGHLNKRNASELTPSSSEDDDVGPEDDRGYDDMDGGGVDYSGLQVDMDFDLDDDPMEECLRIFNESKDVKTEDKGRQAKPSKDSDDEDATDSNQTTLFPGQKKRVSHFSAKGSTEATPKPPPYRRLTAQEICYQRMQIAQQQASQLAAAVKTASTPRPRPRPSLSPFPGERKRVAHRPNPLPSSSKSGLVEAKLAGSRVLSPTRTLPGGVSVKAQTSAGILSKTTTTIAQKRVAHTPTMKSSAMKRPVIPTEFGAKVPTNVRQRYLNNFIDECMKFCPSEDLAFQMALEEEKVVYDRSSSKNIYLNVAVNTLKKLRSKSSSPTSPVARSPAVVGNRKAQSHEEVLGGRLAAKTSFTVNRTGKQQEEKLSGVRLYRKLRDYLMTEEQLQEHGYPRPHPERSGRAVVHNVPEKKNVDPFAKVCCRCGAEYKINANGNCVRKEECNHHWGRLRRHKVSGGWETNYNCCSGAVGSPGCSVSKQHVQDGRKESLDGYVQTFEKQLPPDGNGGVYALDCEMCYTKQGLELTRVTVINSELKVIYDTFVKPESKVVDYNTRFSGVTEEDLENATITLRDVQAVILNMFSTDSILIGHSLESDLFALKVIHSTVVDTAIVFPHRLGLPYKRALRNLMADHLKRIIQDSVEGHDSSEDACACMELMIWKIREDAKVKR from the exons ATGCTGAGATCCACCGGTTTCTTCCGTGGAATTGACTGCCCGTTTTACACGGATAGCTGCAATGGGAAAAGCGGCAAATATGGTTGCAACAGACCATACTGTCACTTCAGACACAGCAAATATAGACGTGCGTCTTATGGCTCAAATGACACTAGAACATCAAAAGAACTTTACTCCAAACAAAAGG AGCAAGGTGGCTATGACCCATTCAACCCAGAGGTAGTAAGACCAGAGGAGCAACAGAATGGGGAGCCTGCTGCTGCAACAGTGGACATGGGTGCCCTCGAGCTTGAGTTGGTCAATCGTGCTATTGAGGCGGTACGCAGTGAGGTGGAGCGGGAAAAGAAGAAGCTCTCACAAATCGGGGACCTGGAATATGACCCTACTGCCAGTTCCCCCAAGGTGGTGCAAAAACCACTCTCAAGAACTGGGGACCAGGAATATGATCCTACTGCCAGTTCCCCCAAAGTGATGGCTAACTGGCCAAAACCACAGGCCGTGGCATCCTACTTGGCGTATGACCCAGGCAGTTATCAGATGACTACAACAGCTGATTACAATCCCACCCCTCGCTCCAGTAAGTACACCTTGGACTCTGACAGCATGGACAACCATGCCAGCTCCATGGAATATGTGCCCACCTCGGTTTCCAAAACAGCTTTGAAAAAGCCTGCTCCTCGAACACGATCTCCTCATCTACCCTCTCCCCCTACTAGTCCTAAGTACTCCAATAATGCAGCCTTCTCCAAGAACAAGTACACAGTGGATCATTCTAAACCATCCACAGACATGGAATATGACCCTCTCTCCAACTATTCAGCTAAAATTGCTGTCAAGGATAAGAAAGACCAGAGGACAGGTGCTTCTAAGGGAGAAGGGAAGAAAAGACCTCACCTGTCAGGGACAGGAAAGCTGTCAACGGATGAGGAATATGTGCCAACCACCAAGAAGCCTCGACAGATGATACCAGACCCACTGAAGTACACTGCCAGTTTCTCTGAGTCTGATGAGGAGAGCTCTGGGACAGAGTATCGACCCACCTCTCTCAGCCGTCTgcagaggaggaagagcagcagtGGGTCAGTGGAGGAAGCCTCTGGtccagggaaaggagagaggacagaaagagCTCTAGGTGGGCTGAAACAACAGAGGAGTTTGGAGGCTAAAGAGCAGGAAGATTCGGAGAACCAGGAAGTAGCAAGGCAAAAAGACAAGCCAGAGACTGAAAAAGTGCCAGGTAAAACCAGCCACATGAAGAGCATCAAAGTAGAGAAGGTGCATAAATCTGAAAAGGAGTCCAGTAAAAAGAATGGTGGTAGTAAAGAAAAAGGAGCAGGGGACGGTAAGAAAATAAGTGATTCAAAGAAATCAAGCCACGAAACTGCAAAGAAGGACAGCAAGAATCAGGgaaagaaagaagaggagaaaagCAAGATGAAGGATAAATCCATAGACAAAGGCAAGGAGGGACAGGAAGAAAAGAGAAGTGATGGAAAGATTAAGCTAAGGACAGACAAAGTTAAAGGGGCGTCAAGCAAGAGTGAGACAGAAAAGGGGGGTGGGGATAGTAAAAAACTGAAGACTTCAGACAAGGAAAAGGACTCTTCAAAGTTTAAAGAACACAAGAATGGTAAACATGACAGCAGTGGAAGAGAAAAGGGCTCCAATAAAATCAGCAAAGGGAGTTCTAACAGTTCTAACAGCAGTAAAGACAAGGTGAAGAAAAACAGCAGAAGCTTCTCGGATGGCAAAACAGGAAAGGTGAAACAAAGATCTCTGAGTCACGTAGATCTGTTTGGGGATGAGAGTGCAGAGGAGAAACGCGAGGAGGATGACGAGGAGGAGAAAATTGTGAGGAAGtcagctgctgctttcaagagGGGGCATTTGAATAAGAGGAATGCCTCAGAGCTCACCCCCTCATCCTCAGAGGATGATGACGTTGGTCCAGAGGATGACAGAGGCTATGATGACATGGATGGTGGTGGGGTGGACTACTCCGGTTTGCAGGTGGACATGGACTTTGACCTGGATGATGACCCAATGGAGGAGTGCTTACGGATCTTCAATGAATCCAAGGATGTGAAGACAGAGGACAAGGGAAGGCAAGCCAAG CCCTCTAAAGATTCTGATGATGAGGATGCCACAGACAGCAATCAAACTACTCTCTTTCCTGGGCAGAAGAAGAGGGTTTCACATTTCTCCGCCAAAGGAAGT ACTGAGGCAACACCAAAGCCTCCGCCGTACAGGAGACTGACTGCCCAGGAGATCTGTTACCAGCGCATGCAGATTGCCCAGCAGCAGGCATCTCAGCTTGCAGCAGCCGTGAAGACTGCCTCtacacccagacccagacccaggccAAGCCTCAGCCCCTTCcctggggagaggaagagagtagcCCACCGCCCCAACCCCTTACCATCCTCCTCCAAGTCTG GTCTTGTCGAGGCAAAGCTAGCAGGCAGCAGAGTGTTGTCGCCCACCAGGACCCTCCCAGGAGGTGTCTCTGTGAAGGCCCAGACATCAGCCGGCATCTTGTCAAAGACCACCACCACTATTGCACAGAAGAGGGTGGCACACACTCCCACAATGAAG AGCTCTGCAATGAAGCGCCCAGTGATTCCCACTGAGTTTGGAGCCAAAGTGCCCACCAACGTCCGCCAGCGATACCTCAACAACTTTATAGATGAGTGTATGAAGTTCTGCCCCTCTGAAGACTTGGCCTTCCAAATG GccctggaggaggagaaggtggtGTATGACCGGAGCAGCAGTAAGAACATCTACCTCAACGTGGCAGTCAACACACTGAAGAAGCTACGCAGCAAGAGCAGCTCCCCCACCTCACCCGTTGCCA GGAGCCCTGCAGTGGTGGGGAACAGGAAGGCCCAGTCCCATGAGGAAGTTCTGGGGGGACGCCTCGCTGCCAAGACCAGCTTCACAGTCAACAGGACTGGCAAGCAACAGGAGGAGAAACTCAGTG GTGTCAGGCTGTACAGGAAGCTGAGGGACTATCTGATGACGGAGGAGCAGCTGCAGGAGCATGGATACCCCAGGCCACACCCTGAGCGCTCAGGTCGAGCCGTGGTCCACAACGTCCCAGAAAAGAAGAATGTTGACC CTTTTGCCAAGGTGTGCTGTCGATGTGGGGCCGAGTATAAGATCAACGCCAACGGCAACTGTGTTCGCAAGGAGGAGTGTAATCATCACTGGGGCCGTCTGCGCAGACATAAAG TGTCGGGAGGCTGGGAGACCAACTACAACTGCTGCTCAGGGGCTGTGGGCTCTCCTGGCTGCTCTGTGTCTAAG CAACACGTTCAGGATGGACGCAAAGAATCATTGGACGGCTATGTTCAGACCTTTGAGAAACAGCTGCCCCCAGACGGAAATGGTGGAGTCTACGCCCTGGACTGTGAGATG TGTTACACAAAGCAGGGTCTGGAGCTGACCAGGGTGACTGTTATCAACTCTGAGCTGAAAGTCATCTATGACACATTTGTCAAACCCGAAAGCAAAGTGGTTGACTACAACACACG GTTTTCGGGTGTAACAGAGGAGGACCTGGAGAATGCGACCATCACCCTGAGAGACGTGCAGGCTGTGATCCTCAACATGTTCAGCACTGACTCCATCCTCATAGGACACAGCCTGGAGAGTGACCTCTTCGCCCTCaag GTCATACACAGCACTGTAGTGGACACAGCCATCGTGTTCCCCCATCGCCTGGGCTTGCCATACAAGCGTGCCCTGAGGAACCTCATGGCAGACCACCTCAAACGCATCATACAGGACAGCG TTGAAGGTCATGACTCCAGTGAGGACGCCTGCGCCTGCATGGAGCTCATGATATGGAAGATCCGAGAAGACGCCAAGGTAAAGAGATGA